AGTGAGCACCGCTGCCGATTTTTCCATAAAAACAGCGATCGGCTGTCGGTGCTCATCACTACGTGCTGCCAGCGCTGTTCCAATCTGCTGACTCTGTTTCAGCAGCTGGAGGTAAGTCAGTGAATCCTGCTCGTCCTCGACCGCCGTCTTATCCGGCTCCCTTTTTGCAGACTGTTCAAGATACTGCAGCACATTTCTTCTGTGAGACGATGTTTGAATATAATATTGTTCCATTCGATAAGAACTCCTTGTTCATTAATTTACTCATCCAGTATACCACAGGAATGTCACGATACAAGGAACTCTCTCTTATAAAAGGATTAAGATTTTATTAAATAATCCGACCCAAAACTTCCATAATCTGGTTAATATCAATCGGCTTTACAAGATAATCATCAAATCCGACTTTAGCCGCGGCCCTTTTGTCCTCCTCAAACGCATTCGCAGACATGGCTATAATGGGAATCCTGTCGCCGCCCTTCTGTACTGTCTGCCGAATCTGCCTCGCCGCCTGAAGGCCGTCCATGACCGGCATCCTGATATCCATCAGAATCGCAGCATAGGTGCCTGCCTCCGCCTGTTCAAACATTTCCACTGCATATTTTCCGTTTTCAGCAGTATCAACTGCAAACCCATAGAGTTCCAGCAGCGACTGCGCGATCTCCATATTCAGTTCATTGTCTTCCACGAGCAGCAGCCTGCATTCCTTTCTTCTCTCTTTTTGCTGTCCTGCATGCTTCTCAGCCGTACTGAGTCTGAGCCTTCGGAAAGTATCGCAGATAGTAGACTGGAAGACCGGTTTGGAAATAAAATAGTTGGCACCGGCCTCTCTGGCCTCCTGTTCAATGCTGCTCCAGTCGTATGCCGTGATAATGATGATCATCGTATCCTCTCCGACAAGCGCGCGTATTTTTCTCGTCGTCTCAATCCCATCCATCCCCGGCATTTTCCAGTCGATCAAGGCAACATCAAACATCTTCTTCTGATCAATCGCCTTTTCCACCTCATGGATGGCCTTTATTCCCGAGTCTGCCCAGACAGAGCGTGCCCCGATATTTTTCATAATGACAGCGGTCTGTTCTCCGACAATGGCATCGTCATCGACAACCAGAACACTCAGTCCGTTCAGCAGCTCCCTTGACCTTCGCTCCTCCTCTGCATCCTCATCTATCTCCGTAAGTCCCATGGGAAGAACAACAGTGAACCTGCTCCCCTTGTGTTTTTCACTCTCGATATCAATCGTCCCGCCCATCAGCTGAACCAGATTGCAGACGATAGACAGTCCCAGCCCGCTTCCCGCCCTGTTTCTGGCGACTCCCGGATTCTCCTGTTCAAACGGCCTGCAGATCCTCTGCTGAAACTCTTCCGACATGCCGATTCCATTGTCTTCGACGGTAAACTCCACAAATGCAAAACCATTGGAACGGCTCTTTTCCCTGAGCATCAGCGATACTTTTCCTCCCTCCTTCGTGAACTTCAGCGCATTCGACAACAGGTTCATCAAGATCTGTTTCACGCGCAGTTCATCCGAGATGTAACACCGTTCGATCGTCTCCCAGTGATAGCATTCATAATCAATCTTCTGCTCCAGTGCCTGAGGGTAGATAATGGCAGTGATCTGCTCGATCAGCTCATCCAGGCGAAATATCTCTCTGCTCAAAAGCATTTTCCCGTTTTCAATCTTAGACATATCCAGTACGTCATTGATGAGTGAGAGCAGATATCGTGTGGACATATCAATTTTATGAAAACAGTTTTGAACACTCTCTTTTTGGTCAATCTTCAGCTTGCCCAGCGTACTCATACCAATGATCGCATTCATCGGTGTCCTGATATCATGACTCATTCTGGAAAGAAAATCGGATTTTGCTCGATTAGCTGCTTCCGCCGAAGCGAGTGCTTCCCGAAGAAGCTGCTCCTGCCGTATCTTTTCCGCTCTCTGTTCATCCAAAACCTTAAACAGTGTTACCTCAAGAACCTCCTCATTGTAAGGGTTCTCCACATGAATCACGTGAACTGATATCCAGTGATACTGTCCGTCGCTGCCCATCAACTGAATCTCACGAAAAGTTTCCTGTCCGCCATCCCCTATACGTTTCAGCAGCGCCTCTCTTTCAAATACCTCCTGAAATTCTGTTCTCTGGGATGCATGAACCAGCTGTGTAAGACGTGTGTGCTCTTCGTCATAATCATCACTTTCAGCGTCTGAAATGACAAAGTCCTGATTCACAAAATATTCAAAAGTCCCCTTCGTCAGATTCACCTGGCTGATGCGCTGGTATGCCGTATGAATCGCAGTCCTCAGAAACCGGTTTTCCAGCAGACGTTCCTGTTCCCGCTCTTTCCGAAACTTCCAGGCTTCTGAAATATCACTGTATACCGCCTGAATCACAGATGTCCCTTTTTCGTTGATGACGCGCTCCATCCCGACACCTATAAAACAATGCGTCCCGTCCTTCTTTACGGCCTCCCGCTCATAACCGATCAGGCCTCCCTTGGCTGCGAGCTGCTCCACGGATGCATACACCCATTCAAGGTCCTCCGGGAGTACGGTCCGAAAGGGATCTCTCGCTTCCAGCCAGTACTCGTCTTCCGTATATCCATACAATTCCCATGCTGCCCGATTGGCATTGATAATGTGGTACGGCTTTTCCGTTGAAAACTGGATGATACCGCATGGAAGTGTATCGTAGAGATGCTGAAGAAACGAAGCCTGCCGTTTTAATTCTTCGTGTGTCTCTCTCAGCTGATTCTCACGCCTCACCCGCCTGGTGATATCTGTGACCAGGCAGCAGATCACCGGCTCCCGGCCGCCGTCTTTATACAGCTTTCCGGCATCAAGTACCCATCGGACTCTGCCATCACCACACCGGATACGGTATTCCACGCTGTAGGAATCTCCCCGTTCCAGACTTTGCTGCACCTGCCGGTACATTCTGTCATAATCTTCTTCAACAATAAAAGCTCTGCAGCAGCCTGCCTCCTGCATATAATCCCCCTGAGACTTAAATCCCAGCATCTGACACAGTCCGTCGCTGATCCACTTTGTAGTGAAATCCTCGTCATGGAAACATATCTGCAGGCCTCCCGGCAGCTGTCCCATCATCAGTTCTATCTGACGCTCCTGCTCTGATACCAGTTTTTGCAGCTGTTCATACCGATGACTCGACTCTTTTACCGGAAACAATTCATCATCCTGGAGCGGTGAATACGCTGCCGAATGGTGTATATGTGCAATCTTAAGCTCCTTCCCCTCCCTGCGGAATATGAAAGTCACTCTCTGAAATTCACGAAACATGAGTGTGGGATCGACTGACTCTACCCAGCTCTGTCCCTCGCACAGCCAGCACCCCGGCGCCTGCTGTGCAACCACATACGTTTCATCCCACATGCGGCAGGGGATGAGATCATTGACTCCTGCCAGGAACACGGATGCAACAGCATCTTTTCCCTGCGCAGACATCTCCTTTCCCCCTCCGAGCCAGATGATGTCGTCAGTAAAACGGGAAATCATAAAACTGACATCACTCTCACAAAAATACTTTCTTAAAACAGTATCCGCCAGTTCCTGCACTTCTTTTTTTTCATCTATTTCCATTTTCAAATCCTTTTCCCTTCAGATTCAAAAAGAGGCGGTTTCCCGCCTCTATCTCTGTCAGTCGAGCAACTGTTTTGCAAGAGATTCCATTTCTGTGATATTATTGTCATTCATAGTGGAACGAATTGTCACAGTCTGATCACAAATGTTCAGTTCTTTCATCTGACCCAGCATTTCTTTCATATGTTTTGCGGCCATCGGAGCCCACGATCCATTCTCCATAAGCCCGACGGTACGTTTCTGATAATTTTTAGCCCTGAGATGCGCCAGGAAATCCTCCATGCACGGGAAGAGACCGCCGTCATAAGTAGCGCATGCCAGCACGAGGCTGTTATAGCGGAACGCGTCCTCTACGGCTTCTGCCATGTCATCACGGGACAGATCTGTCAGAACTACTTTCTTAGCACCCTTTGCTTCAAGTATGTCCGCCATCTTCTTCGCAGCCTTTGCCGTATTTCCGTGAATGGACGCATAGGCAACCAACACGCCTTCATCCTCTGGTCTGTAACTGCTCCAGATATCATACTTTTCTATGTAATAACCCAGGTTTTCTTTTAAAATTGGTCCATGAAGCGGGCAGATCATGGAGATATCGAGT
The Ruminococcus gauvreauii genome window above contains:
- a CDS encoding response regulator, with translation MEIDEKKEVQELADTVLRKYFCESDVSFMISRFTDDIIWLGGGKEMSAQGKDAVASVFLAGVNDLIPCRMWDETYVVAQQAPGCWLCEGQSWVESVDPTLMFREFQRVTFIFRREGKELKIAHIHHSAAYSPLQDDELFPVKESSHRYEQLQKLVSEQERQIELMMGQLPGGLQICFHDEDFTTKWISDGLCQMLGFKSQGDYMQEAGCCRAFIVEEDYDRMYRQVQQSLERGDSYSVEYRIRCGDGRVRWVLDAGKLYKDGGREPVICCLVTDITRRVRRENQLRETHEELKRQASFLQHLYDTLPCGIIQFSTEKPYHIINANRAAWELYGYTEDEYWLEARDPFRTVLPEDLEWVYASVEQLAAKGGLIGYEREAVKKDGTHCFIGVGMERVINEKGTSVIQAVYSDISEAWKFRKEREQERLLENRFLRTAIHTAYQRISQVNLTKGTFEYFVNQDFVISDAESDDYDEEHTRLTQLVHASQRTEFQEVFEREALLKRIGDGGQETFREIQLMGSDGQYHWISVHVIHVENPYNEEVLEVTLFKVLDEQRAEKIRQEQLLREALASAEAANRAKSDFLSRMSHDIRTPMNAIIGMSTLGKLKIDQKESVQNCFHKIDMSTRYLLSLINDVLDMSKIENGKMLLSREIFRLDELIEQITAIIYPQALEQKIDYECYHWETIERCYISDELRVKQILMNLLSNALKFTKEGGKVSLMLREKSRSNGFAFVEFTVEDNGIGMSEEFQQRICRPFEQENPGVARNRAGSGLGLSIVCNLVQLMGGTIDIESEKHKGSRFTVVLPMGLTEIDEDAEEERRSRELLNGLSVLVVDDDAIVGEQTAVIMKNIGARSVWADSGIKAIHEVEKAIDQKKMFDVALIDWKMPGMDGIETTRKIRALVGEDTMIIIITAYDWSSIEQEAREAGANYFISKPVFQSTICDTFRRLRLSTAEKHAGQQKERRKECRLLLVEDNELNMEIAQSLLELYGFAVDTAENGKYAVEMFEQAEAGTYAAILMDIRMPVMDGLQAARQIRQTVQKGGDRIPIIAMSANAFEEDKRAAAKVGFDDYLVKPIDINQIMEVLGRII